The following proteins come from a genomic window of Mammaliicoccus sp. Marseille-Q6498:
- the ruvX gene encoding Holliday junction resolvase RuvX produces MLKNRIIGLDVGSKTIGVAVSDAMGWTAQGIDTLRINEELEEFGIDELIKIIDQYDVDTVIIGLPKNMNNSIGPRGEASYHFKDVLEQARPDLKLVMWDERLSTVGAERTLLEADVSRKKRKKVIDKMAAVFILQGYLDSIK; encoded by the coding sequence ATGTTGAAAAATAGGATTATAGGATTAGACGTTGGAAGTAAAACAATTGGTGTAGCTGTAAGTGATGCTATGGGCTGGACAGCTCAGGGAATAGATACACTCCGAATTAACGAAGAACTAGAAGAATTTGGTATTGATGAACTAATCAAAATAATAGATCAATATGATGTTGATACTGTCATTATTGGATTACCTAAAAATATGAATAATTCTATAGGACCACGTGGCGAAGCTTCTTATCATTTTAAAGATGTATTAGAACAAGCTAGACCTGATTTAAAGCTAGTTATGTGGGATGAGAGACTGAGTACGGTCGGTGCAGAACGTACTTTGTTAGAAGCAGATGTCTCTCGTAAAAAAAGAAAAAAAGTAATAGATAAGATGGCGGCTGTATTTATTTTACAAGGCTATTTAGATTCTATTAAATAA
- a CDS encoding DUF1292 domain-containing protein — protein sequence MTEHNNDGHLEINNEEELLTLIDDDNNEVLYRKILEFYHPEFKKEYIILAEEGSDDDDEIELIPMINEANDDGEGGKLLPVETDEEWDMIEEIVNTEIEDV from the coding sequence ATGACTGAACATAACAATGATGGACATTTAGAAATTAACAATGAGGAAGAATTATTAACATTAATAGATGATGATAATAACGAAGTACTATATCGTAAAATTTTAGAATTTTATCATCCAGAATTTAAAAAAGAATACATTATCTTAGCTGAAGAAGGTTCAGATGATGATGATGAAATCGAATTAATTCCAATGATTAATGAAGCAAATGACGACGGTGAAGGCGGTAAATTACTTCCTGTCGAAACTGATGAAGAGTGGGATATGATTGAAGAAATCGTAAACACTGAAATAGAAGACGTATAA
- the mltG gene encoding endolytic transglycosylase MltG has protein sequence MGKNSIYKDARLLSKYISLTIVGILFLLFLLTVIVSLIVVGINTRPVNPNSNEQVIVKVNPNTTTEMISQQLEKEKLIKSATIFKYYLKLNNISSFQAGEYKFSPSMSPKIIAKSLKTGKVYLKTEVQFDVKPDSSIDLIAGIVEENTSITRETFLKKMKDKDYIKKFQKKYPKMLSDEIMNKDIRYPLEGYLGAGTYQFSEKDVSIDQLVEAMLKQTYDSTFKIYKQNGAFKLNTNYQEKKITFHEYLTMSSIVESEMKNITDKSRYVSLLINRMENNPQSSLNVDGTVRYATKKEPSEPLTEEDYKSKSKYNTYTFKGLPVGPINNISDETARTTINPPDTDYYYYTQSKSGKILFAETLKEQEKNRKK, from the coding sequence ATGGGAAAAAATAGTATTTACAAAGATGCGAGATTGTTATCTAAATATATTAGTTTAACAATAGTAGGCATCCTCTTTCTATTATTTTTGTTAACAGTTATAGTGAGCTTGATTGTTGTTGGTATAAATACTAGACCTGTTAATCCAAACAGCAATGAACAAGTTATAGTTAAAGTAAATCCTAATACTACAACTGAAATGATTAGCCAACAATTAGAAAAAGAAAAACTCATTAAAAGTGCAACTATATTTAAATATTATTTAAAGCTAAATAATATATCGAGTTTCCAAGCTGGTGAATACAAATTTTCACCTTCAATGTCACCAAAAATAATTGCAAAAAGTTTAAAAACGGGAAAAGTATATTTAAAAACAGAAGTTCAATTTGATGTTAAACCTGACTCTTCAATAGATCTTATAGCAGGTATTGTTGAAGAAAATACATCCATAACACGTGAGACATTTCTGAAAAAGATGAAAGATAAAGATTATATTAAAAAATTTCAAAAAAAATATCCAAAAATGCTGTCCGATGAAATTATGAATAAAGATATTAGATATCCTCTGGAAGGATATTTAGGTGCAGGTACTTATCAATTTTCTGAAAAAGATGTATCAATTGATCAATTAGTCGAAGCAATGTTGAAACAGACATATGATTCTACTTTTAAAATTTATAAACAGAATGGTGCTTTCAAATTAAATACAAATTATCAAGAAAAGAAAATTACATTTCATGAATATTTGACTATGTCTTCCATTGTTGAATCTGAAATGAAAAATATTACAGATAAATCTAGATATGTTTCTTTACTTATAAATAGAATGGAAAATAATCCACAAAGCTCATTAAATGTAGATGGAACAGTTAGATATGCAACTAAAAAAGAACCGAGTGAACCGTTAACAGAAGAGGATTATAAGTCAAAATCAAAATATAATACTTACACTTTTAAAGGTTTACCAGTAGGACCAATCAATAATATTTCTGACGAAACAGCACGTACTACAATAAATCCGCCAGATACAGATTATTACTACTATACACAAAGCAAAAGTGGTAAAATATTATTTGCTGAAACTTTGAAGGAACAAGAGAAAAATCGAAAAAAATAA
- a CDS encoding O-methyltransferase: MDKDIEYIEQLLFQDSSEIDELRTYAAQHKVPIMDKISTEFVKQIIRIKDVRNILEIGTAIGYSSMHFASCNPEIKVWTIERNEEMYEKAIENIKHLEFDQQIHVIFEDASKAFEALPPQQTFDLIFIDAAKAQSKKFFELYEPYLSDDGVIITDNILYHGFVSDIDIVRHRNLRQMVKKVKSYNEWLMNHSDYKTTLINIGDGMAISKKEIRK, translated from the coding sequence ATGGATAAAGATATAGAGTATATCGAGCAATTGCTATTTCAAGATTCATCAGAAATTGATGAATTAAGAACGTATGCTGCTCAACATAAAGTTCCAATAATGGACAAAATCTCTACCGAATTTGTTAAGCAGATAATAAGAATTAAGGACGTTAGGAATATTCTTGAAATTGGTACAGCAATTGGTTATAGTTCGATGCATTTCGCTTCATGTAATCCTGAAATTAAAGTGTGGACGATTGAAAGAAATGAAGAAATGTACGAGAAAGCAATTGAAAATATTAAACATTTAGAATTTGATCAACAAATTCATGTGATTTTCGAAGACGCTTCCAAAGCTTTTGAAGCATTACCACCTCAACAAACATTTGATTTGATATTCATTGATGCAGCAAAGGCCCAATCTAAAAAATTCTTTGAACTGTATGAACCTTATTTAAGTGATGACGGTGTTATTATTACCGATAATATTTTATATCATGGTTTTGTGAGCGATATTGACATCGTTAGACACAGAAATCTCAGACAAATGGTTAAAAAAGTTAAAAGCTACAATGAATGGCTCATGAATCATTCAGATTACAAAACAACTTTGATAAACATTGGTGATGGTATGGCTATTTCAAAAAAGGAGATTAGAAAATGA
- a CDS encoding peptidase U32 family protein, producing MTELLVTPKSVEHIEKLIELGADAFVIGEQKFGLRLAGEFKEPELRKAIHLIHQHGKKAYVAVNGIFHNEHIDDLEAYIDLLHELKADRIIFGDPAVVMAMKNRQNPIPLNWNAETIVTNHFQCNYWGERGSARAVLARELSIEEVIEIKEKSNVEIEVQVHGMTCMFQSKRNLLGNYFMYQDKVMKIENRSENKDMLLYDEERSNKYPIYEDDNGTHIMSPNDICLIEDLEELFEANIDSFKIDGVLQTEEYINVATEQYRQAIDLYNEDPELYEDEKFMLLEPIEAVQKDHRPMDQGFLFKQTVY from the coding sequence ATGACAGAATTATTAGTTACTCCTAAATCAGTTGAGCACATTGAAAAGCTAATCGAATTAGGAGCAGATGCTTTTGTTATTGGTGAACAAAAGTTTGGTTTAAGACTTGCAGGGGAATTTAAAGAACCTGAACTTAGAAAAGCCATTCATTTAATTCATCAACACGGTAAAAAAGCCTATGTCGCTGTAAATGGTATATTTCATAATGAACATATTGATGATTTAGAAGCATACATAGACTTATTACATGAACTAAAAGCTGATAGAATCATATTTGGTGATCCTGCAGTTGTTATGGCTATGAAGAATCGACAAAACCCTATACCTTTAAATTGGAATGCTGAAACAATCGTAACAAATCATTTTCAATGTAACTATTGGGGTGAAAGAGGTTCTGCTAGAGCAGTGCTTGCACGTGAATTAAGCATTGAAGAAGTTATAGAAATTAAAGAAAAAAGTAATGTCGAAATAGAAGTACAAGTTCACGGTATGACATGTATGTTCCAATCAAAGAGAAATCTTCTAGGTAATTACTTTATGTATCAAGATAAAGTGATGAAGATTGAAAACAGAAGTGAAAATAAAGATATGTTATTATATGATGAAGAACGTAGTAATAAATATCCAATTTATGAAGATGATAATGGCACACATATTATGAGTCCAAATGATATTTGCTTAATCGAAGACTTAGAAGAGTTATTTGAAGCAAATATAGACAGCTTTAAAATTGACGGCGTTTTACAAACAGAAGAATATATCAATGTTGCGACTGAACAATATCGCCAAGCGATTGATTTATATAATGAAGACCCTGAACTATACGAAGACGAAAAATTTATGTTGCTTGAACCAATTGAAGCAGTTCAAAAAGATCATCGACCAATGGATCAAGGTTTCTTATTTAAACAAACTGTTTATTAA
- a CDS encoding U32 family peptidase — translation MKVLEPIGASRKTKIKKPELLAPAGNLEKLKIAVHYGADAVFLGGQEYGLRSNADNFTMEEIAEGVEFARKYGAKIYVTTNIFAHDENIPGLEDYLRNLSKTGAHGIIVADPLIIETCKKVAPNLEIHLSTQQSLSNYRAVQYWKEEGLERVVLARETSAEEMREMKEKVDIEIETFIHGAMCIAYSGRCTLSNHMTARDSNRGGCCQSCRWDYDLISVEEDGDLEPYYEGGDATPFAMSPKDLKLIESIPKMMDIGIDSLKIEGRMKSIHYIATVVSVYRKVIDSYAEDPENFKIDPKWLIELDKCANRDTAPAFFEGVPHFEEQMFGNESNKKTPFDFCGLVLDYDAESHIATIQQRNHFKPGQEIEFFGPEIDNFTQVIDKIYDENGEELDAARHPLQVIQIKVDHPIYPNNMMRKGIV, via the coding sequence ATGAAGGTTTTAGAACCTATTGGAGCTAGTCGTAAAACTAAAATTAAAAAACCTGAATTACTAGCACCAGCAGGCAATTTAGAAAAACTGAAAATTGCTGTCCATTACGGTGCAGATGCTGTATTTTTAGGTGGACAAGAATATGGTTTAAGATCCAACGCTGATAATTTTACTATGGAAGAAATAGCTGAAGGAGTCGAATTTGCACGTAAATATGGTGCGAAAATATATGTAACGACAAATATATTTGCTCATGATGAAAATATTCCTGGGTTAGAAGATTACTTAAGAAATTTAAGTAAAACAGGTGCACACGGTATTATCGTTGCAGACCCATTAATTATTGAAACGTGTAAAAAAGTAGCGCCAAACTTAGAAATTCATTTGAGCACACAACAATCACTATCTAATTATCGCGCGGTTCAATATTGGAAAGAAGAAGGACTAGAACGAGTAGTGCTTGCCCGTGAAACGAGCGCAGAAGAAATGCGCGAAATGAAAGAGAAAGTCGACATTGAAATAGAAACTTTCATTCATGGCGCAATGTGTATAGCCTATTCTGGTCGATGTACATTAAGTAATCATATGACAGCTAGAGATTCAAATAGAGGCGGTTGTTGCCAAAGTTGTCGTTGGGATTATGATTTAATTTCAGTTGAAGAAGACGGCGATTTAGAGCCATATTACGAAGGTGGAGATGCAACGCCGTTTGCTATGAGTCCAAAAGACTTGAAATTAATTGAATCTATACCTAAAATGATGGACATTGGTATTGATTCGTTAAAGATTGAAGGACGTATGAAATCTATTCATTATATAGCGACTGTTGTTTCAGTTTATAGAAAAGTAATAGATAGTTATGCTGAAGACCCTGAAAACTTTAAAATTGATCCTAAATGGTTAATCGAATTGGATAAATGTGCAAATAGAGATACTGCTCCAGCATTCTTTGAAGGTGTGCCACACTTCGAAGAACAAATGTTTGGAAATGAATCAAATAAAAAAACACCTTTTGATTTTTGCGGATTAGTGTTAGACTATGACGCAGAATCACATATTGCAACGATTCAACAAAGAAACCACTTCAAACCCGGTCAAGAAATTGAATTCTTTGGACCCGAGATTGATAATTTCACACAAGTTATAGATAAAATCTATGATGAAAACGGTGAGGAATTAGATGCAGCAAGACATCCACTACAAGTTATACAAATAAAAGTGGATCACCCGATTTATCCAAATAATATGATGAGAAAGGGAATCGTTTGA
- the udk gene encoding uridine kinase: MGKTTIIGIAGGSGSGKTSVTSEIMKNLDGYSVALIEQDYYYKDQSHMSFDERLKTNYDHPFAFDNERLRQDLMNLKEGQAIEVPTYDYSIHTRSEKTIRFEPKDVIILEGIFALENEGLRDLMDVKIYVDTDADLRILRRMSRDIKDRGRTMESVIDQYLSVVRPMHIQFIEPTKKYADIIIPEGGSNKVAIDIMTTKIQSLVKNI; the protein is encoded by the coding sequence ATGGGGAAGACTACAATAATAGGTATTGCAGGGGGTTCTGGTTCAGGAAAAACTTCTGTAACATCCGAAATAATGAAAAATTTAGATGGATATAGTGTTGCATTAATAGAGCAAGATTACTATTATAAAGATCAATCACATATGTCTTTTGATGAAAGATTAAAGACAAATTATGATCATCCATTTGCTTTCGATAATGAAAGATTGCGTCAAGATTTAATGAACCTAAAAGAAGGACAAGCTATTGAAGTGCCAACGTATGATTATTCAATTCATACGAGAAGCGAGAAAACAATCAGATTTGAACCTAAAGATGTCATCATTCTTGAAGGTATATTCGCTTTAGAAAATGAAGGTTTGAGAGATTTAATGGATGTTAAGATTTATGTTGATACTGATGCTGATTTAAGAATACTTCGTCGTATGTCTAGAGATATTAAAGATCGTGGACGAACGATGGAATCAGTAATAGATCAATACCTATCAGTTGTAAGACCGATGCATATCCAATTTATAGAACCAACTAAAAAGTATGCGGATATCATCATCCCTGAAGGTGGTAGCAATAAAGTTGCAATCGATATCATGACAACTAAGATTCAATCTTTAGTTAAAAATATTTAA
- the greA gene encoding transcription elongation factor GreA → METQKEFPMTQEGYDKLEKELEELKTVKRPEVVEKIKVARSFGDLSENSEYDAAKDEQGFIEQEIQKIENMIRHARIIVEDGPKNDIQIGRTVTFTEIPGNDEESYKIVGSAEADPFEGKISNESPIAKALIGKKINDEVNVPLPNGNEMKVKIVKID, encoded by the coding sequence ATGGAAACACAAAAAGAATTTCCTATGACACAGGAAGGCTATGACAAATTAGAAAAAGAATTAGAAGAATTAAAAACGGTAAAACGTCCCGAAGTAGTTGAAAAAATTAAAGTTGCACGTAGTTTCGGAGATCTATCTGAGAACTCAGAATATGATGCAGCAAAAGACGAACAAGGATTTATCGAACAAGAAATTCAAAAAATCGAAAATATGATTCGTCACGCTAGAATTATTGTAGAAGACGGACCTAAAAATGATATTCAAATTGGTAGAACAGTTACTTTTACTGAAATACCTGGTAACGATGAAGAAAGCTACAAAATTGTAGGTTCTGCAGAAGCTGATCCATTTGAAGGTAAAATTTCTAACGAATCACCAATAGCTAAAGCTTTAATCGGAAAGAAAATTAACGATGAAGTTAATGTTCCATTACCAAATGGTAATGAAATGAAAGTTAAAATCGTAAAAATAGATTAA
- the pxpB gene encoding 5-oxoprolinase subunit PxpB, giving the protein MGYLEVKVISETHFMIYEENKISPEVKDKISFVANEIEKLNHPSILSVTPSYSSIMVEYDALTHTYEKLLEELNIYHLEIDQSITNQSKKCITLPVLYGGEYGPDLNIVSEHAQLSEEEVIKIHTKENYLIYALGFLPGFPFLGGLNKKIHTPRKETPRKKIKAGSVGIANNQTGLYPKESPGGWQIIGRTPIDAFNLERNPMILYEVGDYISFKPIDESEYKKIENDIESGEYDYSQLVGEIE; this is encoded by the coding sequence GTGGGATACTTGGAGGTAAAAGTAATTAGTGAAACACATTTTATGATTTATGAAGAAAATAAAATCAGTCCTGAAGTTAAGGATAAAATTTCTTTTGTAGCAAATGAAATTGAAAAATTAAATCATCCATCCATTTTGAGTGTTACACCATCTTATAGCTCAATTATGGTTGAATATGATGCTTTAACACATACATATGAAAAACTTTTAGAAGAACTGAACATTTATCATTTAGAAATTGATCAATCAATTACTAACCAATCAAAAAAATGTATTACGTTGCCAGTGTTATATGGTGGTGAGTATGGTCCGGATTTAAATATAGTTTCAGAACATGCTCAGTTATCAGAAGAAGAAGTTATTAAAATACATACTAAGGAAAATTATTTAATTTATGCATTAGGATTTTTACCAGGATTTCCATTTTTAGGGGGTTTAAATAAAAAAATTCATACACCTCGAAAAGAAACACCAAGAAAGAAAATTAAAGCCGGTTCAGTAGGTATTGCGAATAATCAAACTGGTTTATATCCTAAAGAGTCTCCAGGTGGTTGGCAAATTATAGGTCGTACACCAATAGACGCCTTCAATCTTGAAAGAAATCCAATGATTTTATATGAAGTAGGAGATTATATTTCATTTAAGCCGATTGATGAATCAGAATATAAAAAAATAGAGAATGATATAGAAAGTGGAGAATATGATTATAGTCAGTTAGTTGGTGAAATAGAATGA
- a CDS encoding biotin-dependent carboxyltransferase family protein, translating into MKILKSGLFTTVQDLGRFKQEKNGFSVAGVMNQYLYRLATALVDNEHSAVLEVTMNGPILKFNSANIIVFVAYDAELLLDDKPVPVNTALYVEKGQTFQIKQITEGTRGYLAFYKDLDLPSILNSVATHTRSGIGGYKGRTLKDGDVIHFKDKNINHDIIGNTFPIKPINEPNTIPIIKGLQFDQFTETSQQSLVSQTYKVTDMSDRMGYRLNGEHPLTHVDNADIISEPIAPGSVQIPNNGQPIILLNDRQTIGGYTKIATVSFIGREKLAHLKANDELKFKWISIEDAQIEYKAYFDEIEKDIKAIKQKKYKSLENIRPKSKKIAALIKGK; encoded by the coding sequence ATGAAAATTTTAAAATCAGGACTATTTACAACAGTTCAAGATTTAGGTCGATTTAAACAAGAAAAAAATGGATTCTCTGTTGCAGGTGTGATGAACCAATATTTATATAGATTAGCTACAGCATTAGTTGATAACGAACATTCAGCTGTATTAGAAGTTACGATGAATGGCCCGATATTAAAGTTTAATAGCGCTAATATCATAGTATTTGTTGCTTATGATGCTGAATTGTTATTAGATGATAAGCCTGTTCCAGTTAATACAGCACTATACGTTGAAAAAGGACAAACGTTCCAAATTAAACAAATCACTGAAGGTACAAGGGGATATTTAGCTTTTTATAAAGATTTGGATTTACCTTCGATTTTGAATAGTGTTGCGACACATACAAGAAGTGGTATAGGCGGATATAAAGGTAGAACGTTAAAAGATGGAGATGTCATACATTTTAAAGATAAAAATATAAATCATGATATTATCGGTAACACTTTTCCGATAAAACCAATAAATGAACCTAACACTATTCCAATCATAAAGGGGCTACAGTTTGATCAGTTTACAGAAACATCACAACAGTCATTAGTTAGTCAGACATATAAAGTCACGGATATGTCCGATAGAATGGGCTATCGATTGAATGGAGAACATCCATTAACTCATGTTGATAATGCTGACATCATCTCAGAACCGATTGCACCAGGTAGCGTTCAAATTCCTAATAATGGTCAACCCATTATATTATTAAACGATCGACAAACAATTGGAGGATATACAAAAATTGCGACAGTATCTTTTATTGGGAGAGAGAAGTTGGCACATTTAAAAGCCAATGATGAATTAAAGTTCAAATGGATATCAATTGAAGATGCTCAAATAGAATATAAGGCTTACTTTGACGAGATAGAAAAAGATATAAAAGCAATTAAACAGAAAAAATATAAATCTTTAGAAAATATAAGACCTAAATCTAAAAAAATTGCAGCATTAATAAAGGGGAAATAA
- a CDS encoding biotin/lipoyl-containing protein, with amino-acid sequence MNIEKIEQMIKVMKSNGVSYMKFKDEQVEIELDLKSNTTTNETTTKSTVANDDNKNTNQTIDAEIIGTFYLQDEEELSNPLVKVGDEVKKGQVVGYIESMKVLNEVTSDYDGTVAEIHIDHAEPVEYGQTIITLK; translated from the coding sequence GTGAATATAGAAAAAATTGAACAAATGATTAAAGTTATGAAAAGTAATGGTGTTTCATACATGAAGTTTAAAGACGAACAAGTAGAGATTGAATTAGATTTAAAGTCTAATACAACGACCAACGAAACAACTACAAAATCAACTGTAGCAAATGATGACAATAAAAATACAAATCAGACAATTGATGCTGAAATTATCGGAACATTTTATTTACAAGATGAAGAAGAATTAAGTAATCCACTTGTTAAAGTTGGGGATGAAGTTAAAAAGGGACAAGTCGTTGGTTATATTGAATCGATGAAAGTGCTAAATGAAGTGACAAGTGATTATGATGGAACGGTAGCTGAAATTCATATTGATCACGCGGAGCCAGTTGAATATGGACAAACAATCATCACATTAAAGTAA
- a CDS encoding acetyl-CoA carboxylase biotin carboxylase subunit, which translates to MIKRLLIANRGEIAVRIMRTCRMMNITTIAIYSQGDKNSLHVQLADEAYCIGPNPSTESYLDIDRILEVAKISKADAIHPGYGFLSESTTFRKRVDEENIIFVGPSYQTMDLMGDKIKARETMYKANVPIIPGSIGEVKRVEDAYEVAKEVGYPFVIKAASGGGGKGIRIVNDESELEKYFKEAQSEGEKYFSDKRVYIETFIDEARHVEVQVLGSRYQEAIHLGERDCSIQRKNQKLIEEAPCAALDDETRKSLHEDAVKATLACNYESAGTIEFLLTDNGYYFLEMNTRIQVEHTVTELLTGIDLIKQQILMANGEHLTLKQEDIHFDGHVIECRINAEDPEKKFRPAAGKVKALHLPNGFNTRVDSMLYNGYEIPPYYDSLVAKILVKGTDRMEAIVKMKGTLEETVIDGFPTTLDFLYRVLSYQPYIENDITIKFLHEHKII; encoded by the coding sequence ATGATTAAACGTTTATTAATCGCGAATAGAGGCGAAATTGCAGTTAGAATTATGAGAACGTGTAGAATGATGAACATCACAACAATCGCGATATATTCTCAAGGTGATAAGAATAGTTTACATGTTCAGTTAGCTGATGAAGCTTATTGTATTGGACCTAATCCATCAACAGAAAGTTATTTAGATATAGATAGAATTTTGGAAGTAGCCAAAATAAGCAAAGCTGATGCAATCCATCCTGGTTATGGCTTTTTATCAGAATCCACTACTTTTAGAAAAAGAGTAGACGAAGAAAATATCATCTTTGTAGGTCCGAGTTATCAAACAATGGATTTGATGGGCGATAAAATAAAAGCTAGAGAAACGATGTACAAAGCTAATGTGCCAATCATTCCTGGTTCAATAGGAGAAGTTAAACGTGTTGAAGATGCATATGAAGTAGCAAAAGAAGTCGGCTATCCTTTCGTAATTAAAGCAGCAAGTGGGGGTGGCGGTAAAGGTATTAGAATTGTTAATGACGAATCAGAATTAGAAAAATATTTTAAAGAAGCACAATCTGAAGGTGAAAAATATTTCAGTGATAAACGTGTTTATATTGAAACGTTTATAGACGAGGCAAGGCACGTTGAAGTTCAAGTATTAGGTAGTCGTTATCAAGAAGCGATACATCTTGGAGAAAGAGATTGTTCTATACAAAGGAAAAATCAAAAACTCATTGAAGAAGCGCCCTGTGCTGCACTAGATGACGAAACGAGAAAGTCATTACATGAAGACGCTGTTAAAGCTACATTAGCTTGTAACTATGAAAGTGCAGGTACAATAGAATTTTTACTTACAGATAACGGGTATTACTTTTTAGAAATGAATACACGAATTCAAGTTGAACATACGGTAACGGAATTGCTGACCGGTATAGATTTAATTAAACAACAAATTTTAATGGCAAACGGAGAACATTTAACGCTTAAACAAGAAGATATTCATTTCGATGGTCATGTCATTGAATGTAGAATCAATGCAGAAGATCCTGAAAAGAAATTCAGACCTGCAGCTGGAAAAGTGAAGGCACTACATTTACCAAACGGATTTAATACGAGAGTAGATAGCATGTTATATAACGGGTATGAAATCCCGCCATATTATGATTCATTAGTAGCTAAAATTTTAGTTAAAGGTACCGATAGAATGGAAGCAATAGTGAAAATGAAAGGTACTTTAGAAGAAACAGTTATTGATGGCTTTCCAACGACGTTAGATTTTTTATACCGTGTATTAAGTTATCAACCATACATCGAAAACGATATAACGATTAAATTTTTACATGAACATAAAATCATTTAA
- the pxpA gene encoding 5-oxoprolinase subunit PxpA, translated as MAQVDLNCDLGESFGNYQIGDDQLILPLITSANVACGFHAGDQHVMNQTVKIAAEHGVHIGAHPGFQDLIGFGRRNIDVTPEEVYDLVIYQLGALSAFCKIHHTKIYHVKPHGALYQMGAKDPVIADAIVKAVKDFDDTLFFVGLSNSELIASCKRHNLKYKSEVFADRAYEDNGQLVSRKKEGALIKDTQLAVQQVLKMVKESKVMTINGNEIPIEADTICVHGDGEHALNFVKEIIKQFKAEGIEIKALN; from the coding sequence ATGGCACAAGTAGATTTAAATTGTGATTTGGGAGAAAGTTTTGGTAATTATCAAATAGGGGATGATCAGTTAATTTTACCTTTAATCACATCTGCTAATGTTGCGTGTGGATTTCATGCAGGCGATCAACATGTCATGAATCAAACAGTAAAAATAGCGGCAGAGCATGGTGTACATATTGGCGCACATCCTGGTTTTCAAGATTTAATTGGTTTTGGTAGAAGAAATATAGATGTAACGCCAGAAGAAGTTTATGATTTAGTGATTTATCAATTAGGTGCACTTTCTGCATTTTGTAAAATTCATCATACAAAAATTTATCATGTGAAACCACATGGTGCTTTGTATCAAATGGGTGCAAAAGATCCTGTAATAGCAGATGCAATCGTAAAAGCGGTTAAAGATTTTGATGATACTTTATTTTTTGTTGGGTTATCAAATAGTGAGTTAATCGCGTCTTGTAAACGACATAATCTTAAATATAAAAGTGAAGTCTTTGCTGATAGAGCTTATGAAGATAATGGTCAGCTCGTTTCAAGAAAAAAAGAAGGTGCTTTAATTAAAGATACTCAACTAGCCGTGCAACAAGTATTAAAAATGGTGAAAGAATCTAAAGTTATGACGATTAACGGAAATGAAATTCCGATTGAAGCGGATACGATTTGTGTTCATGGTGATGGGGAGCATGCTTTAAATTTTGTGAAAGAAATTATTAAACAATTCAAAGCTGAAGGAATTGAAATTAAAGCTTTAAATTAG